ACAGTGGAGCCCAGCAGTTTCCAAAAACCCCTATCTTGCTTTTCAATACGATGGGAAAAAGGGTGATACTATTGAAATCGCTATGATCGACAATGAAGGCAAAACTTTTGACGGTGAGGGCAAGGTCAAATAATTTATCCACAGACAAGGAGAGAAGCACATGAAGATTAAGAAATGGCTGGCCTCCCTAGGGCTGATTGGACTGTTCGCAATGAGCAGTGTTTCTGCCAAAACAGATCCAGAAACCGATCGTAAGGCATTTGTCGATTACTTCAAGAACCGCCATAGTGATGTTGAAATGAGTGCATACATGAATGGCGTTTACGCACTGAATCAAGCGGCTTACGACGAATGGCTATCAATTGAGGAGTTTCCACCTTATGAGTTGGCTCTTGGCGAAGGTGAAGACATCTGGAACACTCCTTTTGCCAATGGCAAAACTTACCAAGATTGTTTTGACATGACCCCAGAAGATGGTCTTCGGGCTAAATATCCGCATTGGGATGATGCCCGCAAACAGGTGGTCACCCTGGAGTTAGCCTTGAATGAATGTCGGTCTGCAAACGGAGAGAAGCCTTTCGGTTGGAAAAAAGGAAAAATTGCCTCGCTCAGTTCGTACGTAGCCTTCCAGGGTCGGAGTCATGCAATCCAGGTTAGCATTCCCAATGGAGATGCTTTGGCTGCCTATGAGATGGGTAAGGAATTTTACTACACAAAGCGTGGTCAACTGGCGATGAGCTGTGCAGACTGCCATGTGTACAACTCCGGTAACAAGGTGCGCGCTGACATGCTAAGTCCTGCTCTCGGCCACACCACTCATTTCCCGGTTTATCGGTCAAAGTGGGGGGCGATGGGAACAATGCATCGCCGATACGGTGGTTGTAATGAACAGGTTCGTGCCAGATCTTTCAAGGCCCAAAGTCCAGAGTACCGCAACCTCGAATATTTCATGGCCTACATGAACAACGGCATGGAAACCAACGGCCCTGGTGCCCGCAAGTAATCAAGGAGAAAGAGAAATGAAGCGAATTTTACTAGTTTCAGGCCTTTGCGGTCTCCTTGTCGCCCCTGGCGCCCTGATGGCTGCTGAATTCGGCAAGTGTGATCAAGATACGTATCCTCTGCACAAGGCAGTTGCCGTAGCGGCCCACGAAGCTGCTGATACTGTTGATGGTCAATGGTGGAGAGCCAGCATGCCTAAGCCACTGGATGAAGCAGCGAAAGCTGAGAATGCAGGTGACTACGAGCGCGCATGTGAGATCATCATGCAAGTTGAACACGAAGGTCGTGCCGGATATGTTCAAGCCATCAACCAAAGGGGAGCTGGTCCCCGCTTCTAAGGTCTACAAACCTACCTAGACTAGTCAGGGAGTCTGAGCTTCAGTTCTCCCTGGCAGACCCACTCCACGAAATTAGTTTTTTTGAGGTCAGATGTCTTTTTCCCGCAGAGAGTTCCTTCAAGTGATGGGAGCGGCAGCCGTTGCGGGTCTAATGCCCGGAACTCTACGAGCTAGTCAACATTCTTCCACCAATCCTTACGATTTTGCCAAGTT
This genomic window from SAR324 cluster bacterium contains:
- the soxA gene encoding sulfur oxidation c-type cytochrome SoxA, with product MKIKKWLASLGLIGLFAMSSVSAKTDPETDRKAFVDYFKNRHSDVEMSAYMNGVYALNQAAYDEWLSIEEFPPYELALGEGEDIWNTPFANGKTYQDCFDMTPEDGLRAKYPHWDDARKQVVTLELALNECRSANGEKPFGWKKGKIASLSSYVAFQGRSHAIQVSIPNGDALAAYEMGKEFYYTKRGQLAMSCADCHVYNSGNKVRADMLSPALGHTTHFPVYRSKWGAMGTMHRRYGGCNEQVRARSFKAQSPEYRNLEYFMAYMNNGMETNGPGARK